A stretch of Vairimorpha necatrix chromosome 2, complete sequence DNA encodes these proteins:
- a CDS encoding phosphodiesterase: MTIENTKENKKQLKELFLCYYPSLDNHKIMQLSYDILSKECNVSQTNLHNFLEAAISEYNDIPYHNATHGFNALYNGNILLKLMNKPNNERQVKFIFLACCLLHDIGHPGVICCGHEKIDLENHHAELIKKLLSKFLPEYVTEVNIKLITDELLNTFKYKYLDPKFKNNIEQNSIDLTMLIKISDIGASYKKFDDFMCGSKKLEEEMFGKNTKYTSKRLEKDECFLINYSLPLAEVFSTVFTDFKFLHEKAIENLRKIKKIQ, encoded by the exons tgttattaCCCCAGCTTGGATAATCATAAGATAATGCAGTTATCTTATGATATCCTAAGTAAGGAATGTAACGTGTCGCAAACAAATCTGCACAATTTCTTGGAAGCGGCCATAAGTGAATATAATGATATTCCTTATCATAATGCTACCCATGGGTTCAATGCATTATATAATGGGAATATCTTATTGAAACTTATGAATAAACCAAATAATGAACGACAGGTCaagtttattttcttaGCCTGTTGCTTATTGCACGATATAGGCCATCCGGGTGTTATTTGTTGTGGACAcgaaaaaattgatttagAGAATCATCATGCAGAACTCATAAAAAAGCTGTTATCGAAATTTTTGCCAGAGTACGTGACAGAAGTTAATATAAAGTTAATTACGGA TGAGCTgttaaatacatttaaatacaaatatttagaccccaaatttaaaaataacatagaACAAAATTCAATCGATTTAACAATgctaattaaaatttcagaTATTGGAGCATCgtacaaaaaatttgatgATTTCATGTGTGGAAGTAAAAAGCTTGAGGAAGAAATGTTTGgtaaaaatactaaatataCCAGTAAAAGACTTGAAAAGGATGAATgctttttgataaattattcCTTGCCACTAGCAGAAGTGTTTTCTACAGTTTTTAcagattttaaatttttacatgaAAAAGCCATTGAAAAtctaagaaaaataaaaaaaatacaataa